A window of the Trichoplusia ni isolate ovarian cell line Hi5 chromosome 4, tn1, whole genome shotgun sequence genome harbors these coding sequences:
- the LOC113492939 gene encoding protein lifeguard 4-like, which translates to MASIPLMYAQEDCELGGKESIEDDFTYRNNVINAEKEIRLGFVRKVYGLLSVQLLATVAIAGTFHLVEPVKLFIHQNEWMVIIAFVLSLVTLFALIAKRRDSPANLYLLAAFTVVQAYSVGVVVSYYNTAVVLQALALTFAVVFSLTIFTLNTKMDFSFVGYGLFAGLSVLIIGGLLQIFIQSSAFEVALSFVGAILFSLFLIFDTQMMMTTLSPEEYILATINLYLDIINLFLYILRILNELNRN; encoded by the exons ATGGCTTCAATACCACTAATGTACGCTCAGGAAGATTGTGAATTGGGAGGAAAGGAATCAATTGAG gaTGACTTCACATACCGCAACAATGTCATTAACGCCGAGAAAGAGATCCGTCTGGGCTTCGTACGCAAAGTGTACGGCCTGTTGTCCGTGCAGCTGCTCGCTACCGTGGCTATTGCAGGCACATTCCACCTGGTCGAACCCGTCAAGCTGTTCATACACCAGAA CGAGTGGATGGTGATAATAGCGTTCGTGCTCAGCTTGGTAACACTGTTCGCTCTGATCGCAAAGAGACGAGATTCACCCGCCAACCTGTACCTACTGGCTGCTTTT ACGGTAGTGCAGGCGTACTCGGTGGGCGTGGTGGTGTCGTACTACAACACGGCGGTGGTGCTGCAGGCGCTGGCCCTCACCTTCGCTGTGGTCTTCTCACTCACAATCTTCACTCTAAACACTAAGATGGACTTCTCTTTCGTTGGATATGG TCTCTTCGCCGGCCTCAGCGTGCTAATCATCGGAGGTCTCCTGCAAATCTTCATCCAGAGCTCTGCCTTCGAGGTCGCGCTATCTTTCGTCGGCGCCATTCTCTTCAGCTTATTCCTAATCTTCGACACACAAATGATGATGACAACTCTGTCCCCCGAGGAGTACATCCTAGCCACCATCAACCTTTACCTGGACATCATCAACTTATTCCTCTACATCCTGCGCATACTCAACGAGCTGAACAGGAATTAA